A single window of Pseudomonas marginalis DNA harbors:
- a CDS encoding transglutaminase-like domain-containing protein, translating into MDTYLSPSRFIDSDHPAVVEFAEKHRGSSANLRDQAVSLYYAVREAIRYNPYTFSRDPATLNASFALAAGESYCVPKATLLAACARHCGIPARIGLADVRNHLSTPRLIALLKSDVFAMHGYTELYLDGRWVKATPAFNRQLCEVFDVPPLDFDGISDSVFHAFNRQGQRSMEYVVDHGQFPDVPEDFFFAHLEKCYPHLFAEQMPILSGDLPSDLSRG; encoded by the coding sequence ATGGATACGTATCTGAGTCCCAGCCGCTTCATCGATAGTGACCACCCTGCGGTGGTGGAGTTCGCCGAAAAACACCGCGGCTCCAGCGCGAATTTACGTGACCAGGCGGTCAGTCTCTATTACGCCGTGCGTGAGGCGATTCGCTATAACCCCTACACCTTCAGCCGCGATCCCGCCACCTTGAATGCCAGCTTCGCCCTGGCCGCCGGCGAAAGCTATTGCGTGCCCAAGGCCACCTTGCTCGCCGCCTGCGCCCGTCACTGCGGCATCCCGGCGCGCATCGGTCTTGCGGATGTGCGCAATCACCTGTCGACACCGCGCCTGATCGCGTTGCTCAAAAGCGATGTGTTTGCCATGCATGGCTACACCGAGCTTTACCTGGACGGCCGCTGGGTCAAGGCGACGCCGGCGTTCAACCGCCAACTCTGTGAGGTGTTCGACGTACCACCACTGGACTTCGACGGGATCAGCGACAGCGTATTCCATGCATTCAACCGCCAGGGGCAGCGCTCGATGGAGTACGTGGTGGACCATGGGCAGTTTCCCGATGTGCCCGAGGATTTCTTCTTCGCCCATTTGGAGAAATGTTACCCACACCTGTTTGCTGAACAGATGCCGATCTTGTCGGGCGACTTGCCGAGCGATTTGAGCCGCGGGTGA
- a CDS encoding glutathione S-transferase family protein, translating into MLKIWGRKNSSNVRKTLWCAEELGLDYEAIDAGGAFGVVDTPQYRALNPNGRVPMIEDGDFVLWESNTIVRYLCAKHASAFYPSDLQARASAEKWMDWTTSTLAEPFKAVFWGVVRTPAQKQDWDSINAGRQACIDALSTVNNALAEQPYLSGDTFGVGDIPLGCFIYAWFEMPIERPAMPNLEAWYQRLQQRPAYRKAVMTALT; encoded by the coding sequence ATGCTGAAGATCTGGGGTCGTAAAAATTCATCAAACGTCAGGAAAACACTGTGGTGCGCCGAGGAACTCGGCCTGGACTATGAGGCAATTGATGCGGGCGGGGCTTTTGGCGTGGTAGACACGCCGCAATACCGGGCATTGAACCCGAATGGCCGCGTGCCGATGATCGAGGATGGCGACTTTGTGTTGTGGGAGTCCAACACCATCGTGCGCTACCTCTGCGCCAAGCACGCGTCGGCGTTCTACCCGAGCGACCTGCAGGCGCGTGCCAGCGCCGAGAAATGGATGGACTGGACCACCTCGACCCTCGCCGAGCCGTTCAAGGCCGTGTTCTGGGGCGTTGTGCGCACCCCGGCGCAGAAGCAGGACTGGGACAGCATCAACGCCGGGCGTCAGGCCTGTATCGATGCACTGAGCACCGTGAACAATGCATTGGCCGAGCAGCCTTACCTGTCGGGCGACACCTTCGGCGTAGGTGATATTCCCCTGGGCTGCTTTATCTACGCCTGGTTCGAGATGCCCATCGAACGCCCTGCGATGCCCAACCTAGAGGCCTGGTACCAGCGTCTGCAACAGCGCCCGGCCTACCGCAAGGCGGTCATGACCGCGTTGACTTAA
- a CDS encoding ABC transporter ATP-binding protein, which yields MSSALSIRQLTKTYGNGFQALSGIDLDVAEGDFFALLGPNGAGKSTTIGILSTLVNKTSGTVNIFGHDLDKSPAALKRSIGVVPQEFNFNQFEKTFDIVVTQAGYYGIPAKVAKERAEQYLTQLGLWDKRDVPSRSLSGGMKRRLMIARALVHEPRLLILDEPTAGVDIELRRSMWTFLTELNEKGITIILTTHYLEEAEQLCRNIGIIDHGTIVENTSMRNLLGQLHVETFLLDLKNNLSAPPQLLGYPSRLVDSHTLEVQVDKAMGITALFTQLAAQNIDVLSLRNKTNRLEELFVSLVEKNLTKVAV from the coding sequence ATGAGTTCCGCTCTGTCCATCCGGCAGCTAACCAAAACCTACGGCAACGGTTTCCAGGCCCTGAGTGGTATCGATCTGGACGTTGCCGAAGGTGACTTCTTCGCCTTGCTCGGCCCCAACGGCGCCGGCAAATCCACCACCATCGGTATCCTCTCCACTCTGGTCAACAAGACCAGCGGCACGGTGAATATCTTCGGCCACGACCTGGACAAATCCCCGGCGGCGCTCAAGCGCTCCATCGGTGTGGTGCCCCAGGAATTCAACTTCAACCAGTTCGAAAAGACTTTCGACATTGTCGTGACCCAGGCTGGCTACTACGGCATCCCGGCGAAAGTTGCCAAGGAGCGCGCCGAGCAATACCTGACCCAGTTGGGCCTGTGGGACAAGCGCGACGTGCCGTCCCGCTCGCTGTCCGGCGGCATGAAGCGTCGCTTGATGATTGCCCGCGCACTGGTGCATGAACCGCGCCTGTTGATCCTCGATGAGCCCACCGCCGGCGTGGACATCGAACTGCGTCGTTCGATGTGGACCTTCCTCACCGAGCTGAACGAGAAGGGCATCACCATCATCCTCACCACCCATTACCTGGAGGAGGCTGAGCAGCTGTGCCGCAACATCGGCATCATCGACCACGGCACCATCGTCGAGAACACCAGCATGCGTAACCTGCTGGGCCAACTGCATGTGGAAACCTTCCTGCTCGACCTGAAGAACAACCTGTCGGCACCGCCGCAACTGCTCGGCTACCCCAGCCGCCTGGTGGACAGCCACACCCTGGAAGTCCAGGTGGATAAAGCCATGGGCATCACTGCGTTGTTCACCCAGTTGGCGGCGCAGAACATCGACGTGCTGAGCCTGCGTAATAAAACCAATCGCCTTGAGGAGTTGTTCGTGTCCCTGGTGGAGAAAAATCTGACGAAGGTGGCGGTATGA
- a CDS encoding ABC transporter permease: MSSELQPNLVALQTIVYREVKRFTRIWPQTLLPPAITMVLYFVIFGNLIGRQIGDMGGFTYMEYIVPGLIMMSVITNSYGNVVSSFFGSKFQRSIEELMVSPVSPHTILIGYTLGGVLRGLMVGVIVTLLSLFFTHLQVHHLGVTILVVVLTATIFSLLGFINAVFARNFDDISIIPTFVLTPLTYLGGVFYSITLLPPFWQTVSLANPVLHMVNAFRYGILGVSDIKISVAITFMLVATVVLYIGCAKLLVSGRGMRT, translated from the coding sequence ATGAGTTCTGAGCTGCAACCCAACCTCGTCGCACTGCAGACCATCGTCTACCGCGAAGTGAAGCGCTTTACCCGGATCTGGCCGCAGACCCTGCTGCCGCCGGCGATCACCATGGTGTTGTACTTTGTGATCTTCGGTAACCTGATCGGCCGGCAGATCGGCGACATGGGTGGTTTCACCTATATGGAGTACATCGTGCCGGGCCTGATCATGATGTCGGTGATCACCAATTCCTACGGCAACGTGGTCTCCAGTTTCTTCGGCAGCAAGTTCCAGCGCTCCATCGAAGAGCTGATGGTCTCGCCGGTGTCGCCGCATACCATTTTGATCGGCTACACCCTGGGTGGCGTACTGCGCGGCTTGATGGTGGGCGTGATCGTGACGCTGCTATCACTGTTCTTCACCCACCTGCAGGTGCATCACCTCGGCGTCACCATTCTGGTGGTGGTGCTGACGGCGACCATCTTCTCGCTGCTGGGGTTTATCAACGCCGTGTTTGCACGCAACTTCGATGACATCTCGATCATCCCGACTTTCGTGCTGACGCCGCTGACCTACCTGGGCGGGGTCTTCTACTCCATCACCTTGCTGCCGCCGTTCTGGCAGACCGTGTCGCTGGCCAACCCGGTGCTGCACATGGTCAACGCCTTCCGCTACGGCATCCTGGGCGTGTCGGATATCAAGATCAGCGTGGCGATCACCTTCATGCTGGTGGCGACTGTGGTGTTGTATATCGGTTGCGCGAAGCTGCTGGTGAGCGGGCGCGGGATGCGTACCTGA
- a CDS encoding TetR/AcrR family transcriptional regulator: protein MAIKEGLRPGGRSARVQESVHSAVRELLETHERSSVTVPMIAARAGVTPSTIYRRWGDLSVLLADVALARMRPDSEPANTGSLRGDLRAWAEQYLDEMSSEPGRNMMRDLQCRGTPGYCVSILSGQLQAIVDRYPHQSPPSVDHLINLLAAPTVFRILFSSAPLNVEELHTLIELALKA from the coding sequence ATGGCGATAAAAGAAGGCCTCCGCCCGGGGGGCCGCAGTGCCCGGGTACAGGAATCGGTCCATTCGGCCGTGCGTGAATTGCTCGAAACCCATGAGCGCTCCAGTGTCACGGTGCCGATGATTGCCGCGCGCGCAGGCGTAACGCCCTCGACCATCTATCGGCGCTGGGGCGACCTCTCGGTGCTGCTGGCGGATGTGGCCCTGGCGCGCATGCGCCCTGACAGCGAGCCCGCCAACACCGGCAGCCTGCGTGGCGACTTGCGGGCGTGGGCCGAGCAATACCTGGATGAGATGAGTTCGGAGCCGGGCCGCAACATGATGCGCGACCTGCAATGCAGGGGGACGCCGGGCTACTGCGTGAGCATCTTGAGTGGGCAGCTGCAGGCAATTGTCGACCGTTATCCGCACCAGTCGCCACCGAGCGTGGACCACTTGATCAATCTGCTGGCAGCGCCGACGGTGTTTCGTATTCTGTTCTCAAGCGCACCGCTGAACGTTGAAGAACTGCACACGCTGATCGAGCTGGCACTGAAAGCCTGA
- a CDS encoding MFS transporter, producing MSSLTSHRSSLVFLAVTLLTFLAASSAPTPLYHLYQEGLHFSAGTLTLIFGVYALSLLAALLTVGALSDHLGRRPVIFTALVLNMLAMLLFINEDSVAWLIAARTVQGFATGMATAVLGAALLDTDRQQGPLVNSVAPLLGMACGAMGSSVLAEFAPLPTQLIYWTLLALMLMQALYVWRLPETVDRIPGALASLRPTLHVPPQARRALWLSLPVDVAVWAMGGFYLSLAPSLVRAATGSTSNLIGGGLVAVLTLSGALMIFTLRNRPASKVLRLGATLLAVGVALILTAVHSASLPLFFIATLIAGSGFGAGFLGALRSVVPLALPHERAGLMSAFYVLSYLAFCLPSLLAGNLIRSFGLIVTTDGYGAVLILLALGALVALLLQDSAKSKAACISVK from the coding sequence ATGTCCAGCCTCACTTCTCATCGTTCCAGCCTGGTGTTCCTCGCGGTCACGTTGCTGACGTTTCTCGCCGCTTCCAGTGCGCCGACACCGTTGTATCACCTGTACCAGGAGGGGCTGCATTTTTCGGCGGGCACGCTCACGCTGATCTTTGGCGTGTACGCCCTGAGCCTGTTGGCGGCGCTGTTGACCGTGGGCGCGCTGTCGGACCACCTGGGACGCAGGCCAGTGATTTTTACGGCGTTGGTCCTGAATATGTTGGCGATGCTGCTGTTTATCAATGAAGACAGCGTGGCCTGGCTGATCGCTGCGCGTACCGTACAGGGGTTTGCCACCGGCATGGCCACGGCGGTGCTGGGCGCGGCCTTGCTCGACACCGACCGCCAGCAGGGCCCGCTGGTCAACAGCGTGGCACCGCTGCTGGGCATGGCGTGCGGTGCGATGGGCAGCAGCGTGCTGGCGGAGTTCGCGCCACTGCCGACGCAGTTGATCTACTGGACGCTGCTGGCGCTGATGCTGATGCAGGCGCTGTATGTGTGGCGCCTGCCGGAAACCGTTGATCGTATTCCCGGTGCACTGGCCTCGCTGCGCCCCACGCTGCATGTGCCGCCCCAGGCGCGTCGCGCGTTGTGGCTGTCATTGCCGGTGGACGTGGCGGTGTGGGCGATGGGGGGCTTTTACCTGTCCCTGGCGCCGTCGCTGGTACGGGCGGCGACAGGCTCTACATCGAACCTTATCGGTGGCGGCCTGGTGGCGGTGCTGACGTTGAGTGGCGCGCTGATGATCTTCACCCTGCGCAATCGCCCGGCCAGCAAGGTGCTGCGCCTGGGCGCGACGCTGCTGGCGGTGGGGGTGGCGCTGATCCTTACTGCGGTGCACAGCGCCAGCCTGCCGCTGTTTTTTATCGCCACATTGATCGCCGGCAGCGGCTTCGGCGCCGGCTTTCTCGGCGCATTGCGCAGTGTGGTGCCGCTGGCTTTGCCCCATGAACGGGCAGGCTTGATGTCGGCATTCTATGTGCTGAGTTATTTGGCGTTCTGCTTACCTTCGCTGCTGGCGGGCAACCTGATTCGCAGCTTTGGCCTGATCGTCACCACCGACGGTTACGGCGCTGTACTGATCCTGCTGGCCCTCGGGGCGTTGGTCGCCTTGCTGCTGCAGGATTCGGCAAAATCCAAGGCGGCCTGCATATCTGTAAAGTAG
- a CDS encoding TDT family transporter, whose amino-acid sequence MNCSTTISYKPFSHLTRPREVIRQFTPNWFAATMGTGVLALALAQWPVNLPGVQAIAEALWWFTIGLFILFSALYAARWVMFFHEARRIFGHSTVSMFFGTIPMGLATILNGLLLFGLPRWGADVIALAEALWWLDVAMALACGVLIPFMMFTRQEHSIDQMTAVWLLPVVAAEVAAASGGLLAPHLADVHSQLVMLVTSYVLWAFSLPVAFSILTILMLRMALHKLPHANMAASSWLALGPIGTGALGMLLLGGDAPAIFAANGLSGVGEIANGLGLVAGITLWGFGLWWMLIAVLITLRYLRGGIPFNLGWWGFTFPLGVYALATLKLASLLHLGFFSAFGSLLVVALALMWLIVAKRTVQGAYKGELFVSPCIAGLGNK is encoded by the coding sequence ATGAACTGCTCGACGACCATCAGCTACAAACCCTTCAGTCACCTGACCCGGCCTCGGGAAGTGATTCGCCAATTCACCCCCAACTGGTTCGCCGCGACCATGGGCACCGGCGTGCTGGCGCTGGCCCTGGCGCAATGGCCGGTCAACCTGCCAGGTGTGCAGGCCATTGCCGAAGCACTGTGGTGGTTCACCATTGGTCTGTTCATTCTGTTCAGTGCCCTGTATGCCGCGCGCTGGGTGATGTTTTTCCACGAGGCGCGGCGGATTTTCGGGCACTCCACGGTCTCGATGTTCTTCGGCACCATCCCCATGGGCCTGGCGACCATTCTCAATGGCTTGCTGCTGTTTGGCCTGCCGCGTTGGGGCGCCGATGTGATTGCGTTGGCCGAAGCCCTGTGGTGGCTGGATGTGGCGATGGCCCTGGCCTGCGGTGTGCTGATTCCCTTCATGATGTTCACCCGCCAGGAACACAGCATCGATCAGATGACTGCGGTCTGGTTGCTGCCGGTGGTGGCGGCCGAAGTCGCCGCAGCCAGCGGCGGCTTGCTCGCGCCGCACCTGGCGGACGTTCATTCGCAACTGGTGATGCTGGTGACCAGCTACGTGTTATGGGCGTTTTCCCTGCCGGTGGCGTTCAGCATCCTGACCATCCTGATGTTGCGCATGGCCCTGCACAAACTGCCCCACGCCAACATGGCTGCGTCGAGCTGGCTGGCGCTGGGCCCGATCGGTACCGGTGCCCTGGGCATGTTGTTGCTGGGCGGCGATGCTCCGGCGATCTTTGCCGCCAATGGCTTGTCCGGCGTGGGTGAAATAGCCAATGGGCTCGGCCTGGTCGCAGGCATCACCCTGTGGGGCTTCGGCTTGTGGTGGATGCTGATCGCGGTATTGATCACCCTGCGTTACCTGCGCGGCGGTATCCCGTTCAACCTCGGTTGGTGGGGCTTTACCTTCCCATTAGGGGTGTACGCCCTGGCCACGCTGAAGCTGGCGAGCCTGCTGCACCTGGGCTTCTTCAGCGCCTTCGGTAGCCTGCTGGTGGTGGCGTTGGCGCTGATGTGGCTGATCGTGGCCAAGCGCACCGTGCAGGGCGCCTATAAGGGAGAGCTTTTTGTTTCGCCGTGCATTGCAGGACTAGGGAATAAGTAA
- a CDS encoding MFS transporter: MSHPSQFTLLRTRRFLPFFITQLLGAFNDNIFKQSLILAILYKLTIDGDRSIWVNLCALLFILPFFLFSALAGQFGEKFNKDALIRAIKIGEIVIMAVGATGFLFNHLELMLLALFAMGTHSALFGPVKYSIMPQALHEDELVGGNGLVEMGTFLAILAGTIGAGIMMSSTHYAPIVAVAIVGVAVLGYLASRSIPRAAASTPQLRLDWNIFTQSWATLRMGLGQTPAVSRSIVGNSWFWFVGAIYLTQIPAYAKEWLYGDETVVTLILTVFSVGIALGSMLCEKLSGRKVEIGLVPFGSFGLTVFGLLLWWHSGGFPQNVQANDWLAVLSYGQAWWVLFDILGLGVFGGFYIVPLYALIQSRTAENERARVIAANNILNALFMVVSAIVSILLLSVAKLSIPELFLVVSLLNIAVNAYIFKIVPEFTMRFMIWLLSHSMYRVEHRNLDLIPDEGAALLVCNHVSFVDALLIGGAVRRPIRFVMYYKIYRLPVLNFIFRTAGAIPIAGRNEDIQIYEKAFTRIAQYLKDGELVCIFPEGKLTADGEMNEFRGGVTRILEETPVPVIPMALQGLWGSFFSRDPHKGFFHRIWSRVVLVAGEPVAVGAATPAQLQAVVGVLRGSVR; encoded by the coding sequence ATGAGCCACCCCTCACAATTCACCTTGCTGCGCACACGGCGCTTCCTGCCGTTTTTCATCACCCAGTTGCTGGGCGCTTTCAACGACAACATCTTCAAGCAATCGCTGATCCTGGCGATTCTCTACAAGCTCACCATCGACGGTGACCGCAGCATTTGGGTCAACCTGTGCGCCTTGCTGTTTATCCTGCCGTTCTTCCTGTTTTCGGCGCTGGCCGGGCAGTTTGGCGAAAAATTCAACAAGGATGCGTTGATCCGTGCGATCAAGATCGGCGAGATCGTGATCATGGCCGTCGGTGCCACAGGCTTCCTGTTCAACCATTTGGAATTGATGCTGCTGGCGTTGTTTGCCATGGGTACCCATTCGGCGCTGTTCGGTCCGGTGAAGTACTCGATCATGCCCCAGGCCCTGCACGAAGATGAGCTGGTAGGTGGCAACGGCCTGGTGGAGATGGGTACGTTCCTGGCCATCCTGGCCGGCACCATTGGCGCCGGGATCATGATGTCGTCCACCCATTACGCGCCGATCGTGGCGGTGGCGATTGTCGGCGTGGCGGTGCTGGGTTACCTGGCCAGCCGCAGCATTCCACGGGCGGCCGCATCCACGCCGCAACTGCGCCTGGATTGGAATATCTTCACCCAGTCCTGGGCCACGCTGCGCATGGGCCTGGGGCAGACGCCGGCGGTGTCGCGCTCGATTGTCGGTAACTCGTGGTTCTGGTTTGTCGGCGCGATCTACCTGACGCAGATCCCGGCCTACGCCAAGGAGTGGTTGTACGGCGATGAAACCGTGGTGACCCTGATCCTCACCGTGTTCTCGGTGGGCATCGCCCTGGGCTCGATGCTCTGCGAAAAACTCTCCGGGCGTAAGGTGGAAATCGGCCTGGTACCGTTTGGCTCGTTCGGCCTGACGGTGTTCGGCCTGCTGCTGTGGTGGCATTCCGGCGGTTTCCCGCAGAACGTCCAGGCCAACGATTGGCTCGCGGTGCTCAGCTACGGCCAAGCCTGGTGGGTGTTGTTCGATATCCTTGGCCTGGGTGTGTTCGGCGGCTTCTATATCGTGCCGCTGTACGCGCTGATCCAGTCGCGTACCGCCGAGAACGAGCGGGCGCGGGTGATCGCCGCCAACAACATTCTCAATGCGCTGTTCATGGTGGTATCGGCGATCGTGTCGATCCTGCTGCTGAGCGTGGCCAAGCTGTCGATCCCGGAGTTGTTCTTGGTGGTGTCGCTGCTCAACATCGCGGTCAACGCCTACATCTTCAAGATCGTCCCCGAGTTCACCATGCGCTTCATGATCTGGCTGCTCAGCCACTCCATGTACCGCGTGGAGCATCGCAACCTCGACCTGATCCCGGACGAAGGCGCAGCGTTGCTGGTGTGCAATCACGTGTCGTTTGTCGATGCGTTGTTGATCGGTGGCGCGGTGCGTCGGCCGATTCGCTTTGTCATGTACTACAAGATCTACCGTTTGCCGGTGCTGAACTTTATCTTCCGCACCGCCGGGGCGATTCCGATTGCCGGGCGCAATGAAGATATCCAGATCTACGAAAAGGCCTTCACGCGCATTGCCCAGTACCTGAAGGACGGGGAGTTGGTGTGTATCTTCCCGGAAGGCAAATTGACGGCGGATGGCGAGATGAATGAGTTCCGTGGTGGGGTGACGCGCATCCTGGAAGAGACACCGGTGCCGGTGATTCCGATGGCGTTGCAGGGGCTGTGGGGGAGTTTCTTCAGCCGCGATCCGCACAAGGGCTTCTTTCATCGGATCTGGTCGCGGGTGGTATTGGTGGCGGGTGAGCCTGTTGCCGTGGGGGCGGCTACGCCTGCGCAGTTGCAGGCGGTGGTGGGTGTTTTGCGGGGGAGTGTCAGGTAG
- the sugE gene encoding quaternary ammonium compound efflux SMR transporter SugE codes for MSWIILFFAGLFEVGWAVGLKYTDGFSKPLPTALTIAAMAISLGLLGLAMKELPLGTAYAIWTGVGAVGTVIAGIVLFGESMALFRLASVALIICGLVGLKISA; via the coding sequence ATGTCCTGGATCATTCTGTTTTTTGCCGGCTTGTTCGAAGTCGGCTGGGCCGTCGGCCTGAAGTACACCGACGGTTTCAGCAAGCCACTGCCCACGGCCCTGACGATTGCAGCCATGGCCATCAGCCTCGGCCTGCTGGGGCTGGCCATGAAAGAACTGCCCCTGGGCACCGCCTATGCCATCTGGACCGGCGTGGGTGCGGTGGGCACCGTGATTGCCGGGATTGTCCTGTTCGGGGAGTCCATGGCGTTGTTTCGATTGGCCAGTGTGGCGTTGATCATTTGCGGGCTTGTTGGGCTTAAGATCAGCGCTTAG
- a CDS encoding bile acid:sodium symporter family protein, protein MRALAALNRFVGNTFAYWVLIFAVVAFLEPSWFIGLKSAIVPLLGLVMFGMGLTLKLEDFAEVARHPWRVALGVVAHFVIMPGVAWLLCQAFHLPPEIAVGVILVGCCPSGTSSNVMTWLARGDLALSVAIAAVTTLLAPLLTPALIWLLASAWLPVSFMELFWSILQVVLLPIVLGVVAQRVLGERVRHAVDVLPLVSVVSIVIIVAAVVAASQAKIAESGLLIMAVVMLHNSFGYLLGYFTGRVFKLPLAQRKSLALEVGMQNSGLGAALASAHFSPLAAVPSALFSVWHNISGALLSTYFRRMSEKEDRRVMENTPQT, encoded by the coding sequence ATGCGCGCACTCGCCGCCTTGAACCGCTTCGTCGGCAATACCTTCGCCTACTGGGTGTTGATCTTCGCCGTCGTGGCTTTCCTCGAGCCCAGCTGGTTCATCGGCCTGAAAAGCGCCATCGTCCCGCTGCTGGGCCTGGTGATGTTCGGCATGGGGCTGACCCTCAAACTTGAAGACTTCGCCGAAGTCGCTCGCCACCCGTGGCGCGTGGCTCTGGGCGTGGTCGCGCATTTCGTGATCATGCCGGGGGTGGCCTGGCTGCTGTGCCAGGCCTTTCACCTGCCGCCGGAAATTGCCGTCGGCGTGATCCTGGTCGGTTGCTGCCCAAGCGGCACCTCCTCCAACGTGATGACCTGGCTGGCCCGTGGCGACCTGGCGCTGTCGGTGGCCATCGCTGCCGTCACCACCCTCCTCGCCCCGCTGCTCACCCCGGCGCTGATCTGGCTGTTGGCCTCGGCCTGGTTGCCGGTGTCGTTCATGGAGTTGTTCTGGTCGATCCTGCAAGTGGTGCTGCTGCCGATCGTGCTCGGCGTGGTCGCGCAACGCGTGCTCGGCGAGCGGGTCCGCCATGCGGTGGACGTGCTGCCCCTGGTGTCGGTGGTCAGCATTGTGATCATCGTCGCCGCGGTAGTGGCTGCCAGCCAGGCGAAAATTGCCGAATCGGGCCTGCTGATCATGGCTGTGGTGATGCTGCACAACAGCTTCGGCTACCTGCTGGGCTACTTCACCGGCCGCGTGTTCAAGTTGCCATTGGCCCAACGCAAGTCGTTGGCGCTGGAAGTGGGCATGCAGAACTCAGGGCTGGGCGCCGCCTTGGCCAGTGCGCACTTTTCGCCGTTGGCGGCAGTGCCCAGTGCGTTGTTCAGTGTCTGGCACAATATTTCCGGGGCATTGCTGTCGACGTATTTCCGCCGCATGAGCGAGAAGGAAGACCGCCGCGTAATGGAGAACACGCCGCAAACTTGA
- the rdgC gene encoding recombination-associated protein RdgC produces MWFKNLLIYRLTQDLPVDAEALEAAMATKLARPCASQELTTYGFVAPFGKGEDAPLVHVSGDFLLIAARKEERILPGSVVRDALKEKVEEIEAEQMRKVYKKERDQIKDEIIQAFLPRAFIRRSSTFAAIAPKQGLILVNSASPKRAEDLLSTLREVIGTLPVRPLTVKTAPTAIMTDWVTTQKPAADFFVLDECELRDTHEDGGIVRCKRQDLTGEEIQLHLTTGKVVTQLSLAWQDKLSFMLDDKMTVKRLKFEDLLQDQAEQDGGEEALGQLDASFTLMMLTFGDFLPALIEALGGEETPQGI; encoded by the coding sequence ATGTGGTTCAAGAACCTGCTTATCTATCGCCTGACCCAAGATCTGCCTGTTGATGCCGAGGCGTTGGAAGCGGCCATGGCCACCAAACTGGCGCGCCCTTGTGCAAGCCAGGAGTTGACCACCTACGGTTTCGTCGCGCCTTTCGGTAAAGGCGAGGACGCTCCCCTGGTTCACGTCAGCGGTGACTTCCTGCTGATCGCCGCCCGCAAGGAAGAACGCATCCTGCCGGGTAGCGTGGTGCGTGACGCACTGAAAGAGAAAGTCGAAGAGATCGAAGCCGAGCAAATGCGCAAGGTCTATAAAAAGGAACGCGACCAGATCAAGGATGAAATCATCCAGGCCTTCCTGCCCCGCGCCTTTATTCGTCGTTCGTCGACCTTTGCCGCCATCGCGCCGAAACAGGGCCTGATCCTGGTGAACTCCGCCAGCCCGAAACGCGCCGAAGACCTGCTCTCCACCCTGCGGGAAGTGATCGGCACCCTGCCGGTTCGCCCACTCACCGTGAAGACCGCGCCCACGGCCATCATGACCGACTGGGTCACCACCCAGAAACCGGCCGCTGACTTCTTCGTCCTCGACGAATGCGAACTGCGCGACACCCACGAAGACGGCGGCATTGTGCGTTGCAAGCGCCAGGACCTGACCGGCGAAGAAATCCAGTTGCACCTGACCACCGGCAAAGTCGTGACCCAATTGTCCCTGGCCTGGCAGGACAAGCTGTCCTTCATGCTCGACGACAAGATGACCGTCAAGCGCCTGAAGTTCGAAGACCTGCTGCAAGACCAGGCGGAACAGGACGGTGGTGAAGAGGCCCTGGGTCAACTGGACGCCAGCTTCACGCTGATGATGCTGACCTTCGGTGACTTCCTGCCGGCGCTGATCGAAGCCCTTGGCGGCGAAGAAACCCCGCAAGGTATCTAA